A genome region from Thermococcus onnurineus NA1 includes the following:
- a CDS encoding ABC transporter ATP-binding protein, whose translation MLEVRGLSFSYGDFSIEGATLEVKEGEVVTLLGPNGSGKTTILKAIYGLLKPKERCVFIDGRDFHGLPIRERAKLAGYVPQSHTPPFPYTVLDVVVTGLASQLGPFESPRKEHYEKALEKLGLLGLERLKDKPYTQLSGGQMQLVLIARALVQEPRVLLLDEPTAHLDFKNQVKVLGIVKRLAREEGISAIMTLHDPNLASLYSDRIALVKDGKIRAAGRPHEVLREEMLRDVYGVPVCVLEFDGFRLILPRTEVIQ comes from the coding sequence ATGCTTGAGGTCAGAGGCCTGTCGTTCAGCTACGGTGATTTCAGCATCGAAGGGGCCACCCTCGAGGTGAAGGAAGGGGAAGTCGTGACGCTCCTTGGCCCCAACGGGAGCGGGAAGACCACCATACTGAAGGCCATCTACGGGCTGCTGAAGCCAAAGGAGAGGTGCGTCTTCATTGACGGCCGGGACTTCCACGGGCTGCCCATCAGGGAGAGGGCCAAGCTGGCCGGCTACGTCCCACAGTCCCACACGCCGCCCTTCCCATACACGGTTCTGGACGTGGTCGTCACGGGTTTGGCTTCCCAGCTCGGCCCCTTTGAGAGCCCGAGAAAAGAGCACTACGAGAAGGCCCTCGAAAAGCTCGGGCTCCTCGGGCTCGAGCGCCTTAAGGATAAACCTTACACCCAGCTGAGCGGCGGACAGATGCAGCTGGTTCTGATAGCGAGGGCCCTCGTCCAGGAGCCGAGGGTTCTGCTCCTCGACGAGCCAACGGCTCACCTCGACTTCAAGAACCAGGTCAAAGTCCTCGGGATAGTCAAGAGGCTCGCGCGGGAGGAGGGCATCTCGGCCATCATGACGCTCCATGACCCCAACTTGGCCTCCCTCTACTCCGACAGGATAGCCCTCGTCAAGGATGGTAAAATCAGGGCCGCCGGGAGACCGCATGAAGTCCTGCGGGAGGAGATGCTCCGCGATGTCTACGGTGTCCCCGTGTGCGTCCTTGAGTTCGACGGCTTCAGGCTCATACTCCCCAGAACGGAGGTGATTCAATGA
- a CDS encoding FecCD family ABC transporter permease produces the protein MGKALHLSFLLSPVLALIVSLCIGTYPIPPSAVVSMVFLKGAQIISEVLKTLTLGKISFSVTIPYPSVYQTILFEIRLPRVLMAMLVGSALAISGAVLQAIFRNPLVNSYILGISSGAAFGAALAIGLSVGVGVTPSAFAFALLAVFITTSLARVGGRITPVSLVLAGIIVNAFFSALTSLLKFLMEHDKLASIVYWLMGSFANSDWGSVRVAFPVILAGCFLIYSMRWQLNVLSFGEEAKIVGVETEKLKFVFIVIVSMITAVSIAFCGIIGWVGLMIPHIVRMAFGPDHKTLIPLTITLGASFMALADTLARSVATYEIPIGIITTLLGIPFFAYLLRKTGGGWDA, from the coding sequence ATGGGGAAGGCCCTCCACCTTTCCTTTTTGCTCTCCCCAGTTCTTGCCCTCATCGTAAGCCTGTGTATAGGGACCTATCCAATTCCTCCCTCCGCCGTAGTGAGTATGGTGTTCCTTAAAGGGGCTCAGATCATCTCCGAAGTTTTGAAAACTTTAACCCTCGGGAAGATATCCTTCTCCGTCACAATTCCCTACCCGAGCGTTTACCAGACAATACTCTTTGAGATACGCCTTCCCCGCGTCCTGATGGCCATGCTCGTCGGCTCGGCCCTTGCCATCTCGGGCGCTGTCCTGCAGGCCATATTCAGGAACCCCCTCGTCAACAGCTACATCCTCGGCATCTCTTCCGGGGCTGCCTTCGGCGCGGCTTTAGCTATAGGCCTCTCCGTTGGCGTAGGGGTGACTCCTTCAGCGTTCGCCTTCGCGCTCCTCGCGGTCTTCATAACGACCTCGCTGGCGAGGGTCGGCGGGAGGATAACCCCAGTCTCGCTGGTTCTCGCCGGAATCATAGTCAACGCCTTCTTTTCAGCTTTAACGTCCCTCCTCAAGTTCCTTATGGAGCACGACAAGCTGGCGAGCATCGTCTACTGGCTCATGGGGAGCTTCGCCAACTCTGACTGGGGCTCGGTCAGAGTGGCCTTCCCGGTGATCCTCGCCGGCTGTTTCCTGATATACTCAATGCGCTGGCAGCTGAACGTGCTCTCCTTCGGCGAGGAGGCCAAAATCGTGGGTGTTGAGACCGAGAAGCTGAAGTTCGTCTTCATAGTCATCGTCTCCATGATAACGGCCGTTTCCATAGCCTTCTGCGGTATAATTGGGTGGGTCGGGCTGATGATACCACACATAGTCAGGATGGCCTTCGGCCCGGACCACAAGACCCTGATACCCCTGACGATAACCCTCGGGGCTTCGTTCATGGCCCTGGCCGATACGCTCGCGAGGTCTGTGGCGACCTACGAGATCCCGATTGGTATAATAACGACCCTCCTTGGAATTCCCTTCTTCGCTTACCTGCTCAGAAAGACGGGCGGTGGATGGGATGCTTGA
- a CDS encoding DUF1464 family protein, whose amino-acid sequence MRVIGVDPGTKSFDVIGLEDGRIKLDLTFPSEVVAEAPEKIVKAIEDFNADLIIGPSGYGVPLKHISELTDRDRFEMTLVREEEMKEIPVLIGLQKMVSEMAEKGMNVWFIPGVIHLPTVPEWRKYNKVDMGTADKMAITVLGIHDQAKRFGTEYSEVSFVLLEVGFGYNYAGAVKGGKIVDGIGGTIFPGPAYVNSGALDGEVAYLMGGVKKWHLFWGGATVIAANEILPPEEFAKRLDEEPFAKAWEAMKDGFLKAVASELAVVGNAKEIILSGRLMRIDELRKDVEDLFEERFGLPVVKQRGLEGRAKEAAQGSAIIADGLAGGGFKGLVEHVEIKKSRGSVLEYVKLPLEV is encoded by the coding sequence ATGAGGGTCATAGGCGTCGATCCCGGAACGAAGAGCTTCGACGTTATAGGGCTTGAAGACGGGAGGATAAAGCTTGACCTTACCTTCCCGAGTGAAGTGGTCGCAGAGGCACCTGAAAAGATTGTCAAGGCCATTGAGGACTTCAATGCCGATCTTATAATTGGGCCCTCAGGCTACGGAGTCCCGCTGAAGCACATAAGCGAGCTGACAGACAGAGACCGCTTCGAGATGACGCTCGTGAGAGAGGAGGAGATGAAGGAAATCCCTGTCCTCATCGGGTTACAAAAGATGGTAAGCGAGATGGCTGAGAAGGGCATGAACGTCTGGTTCATCCCTGGCGTTATCCACCTCCCGACGGTGCCGGAGTGGAGAAAGTACAACAAGGTTGACATGGGAACGGCCGATAAGATGGCGATAACAGTGCTCGGTATCCACGACCAAGCGAAAAGGTTCGGAACCGAGTACAGTGAAGTTTCATTCGTCCTCCTTGAGGTAGGTTTCGGCTACAACTACGCCGGAGCGGTTAAAGGCGGAAAAATCGTTGATGGCATCGGCGGAACCATTTTCCCCGGTCCGGCCTACGTGAACAGCGGCGCCCTCGACGGCGAAGTTGCCTACCTTATGGGAGGGGTCAAGAAGTGGCACCTCTTCTGGGGCGGAGCTACGGTAATAGCCGCCAACGAGATACTCCCGCCGGAGGAGTTTGCCAAGAGGCTCGACGAAGAACCGTTCGCAAAGGCTTGGGAGGCCATGAAGGACGGCTTCTTAAAGGCCGTTGCGAGCGAGCTGGCCGTTGTGGGCAACGCTAAGGAGATAATTCTCTCCGGCAGGCTGATGCGCATAGACGAGCTCAGAAAGGACGTGGAAGACCTCTTCGAGGAGCGCTTTGGACTTCCCGTCGTCAAGCAGAGGGGTCTTGAGGGCAGGGCTAAGGAAGCCGCCCAGGGGAGCGCGATAATAGCGGACGGCCTCGCCGGCGGAGGGTTCAAAGGCTTAGTGGAGCACGTTGAGATAAAGAAGAGCCGCGGGAGTGTTCTTGAGTACGTGAAGCTTCCGCTGGAGGTCTGA
- the thsB gene encoding thermosome subunit beta yields MAQLAGQPVVILPEGTQRYVGRDAQRLNILAARIVAETIRTTLGPKGMDKMLVDSLGDIVITNDGATILDEMDIQHPAAKMMVEVAKTQDKEAGDGTTTAVVIAGELLRKAEELIDQNIHPSIVIKGYALAAEKAQQILDEIAKDVDVEDKEVLKKAAVTSITGKAAEEEREYLAEIAVEAVKQVAEKVGDKYKVDLDNIKFEKKEGGSVKETQLIRGVVIDKEVVHPGMPKRVENAKIALINEALEVKETETDAEIRITSPEQLQAFLEQEERMLREMVEKIKEVGANVVFVQKGIDDLAQHYLAKYGILAVRRVKKSDMEKLAKATGAKIVTNIRDLTSEDLGEAELVEQRKVAGENMIFVEGCKNPKAVTVLIRGGTEHVVDEVERALEDAVKVVKDIVEDGKIVAAGGAPEIELAIRLDEYAKEVGGKEQLAIEAFAEALKVIPRTLAENAGLDPVETLVKVIAAHKEKGPTIGVDVFEGEPADMLEKGVIAPARVPKQAIKSASEAAIMILRIDDVIAASKLEKDKGDKGGDDFGSDLD; encoded by the coding sequence ATGGCCCAGCTCGCGGGACAGCCAGTTGTTATTCTGCCTGAGGGAACCCAGAGGTATGTTGGAAGGGATGCCCAGAGGCTCAACATCCTGGCCGCTAGGATAGTCGCCGAGACCATCAGGACCACCCTCGGTCCGAAGGGTATGGACAAGATGCTCGTCGACAGCCTCGGCGACATCGTCATCACCAACGACGGTGCCACCATCCTCGACGAGATGGACATACAGCACCCTGCTGCTAAGATGATGGTCGAGGTTGCTAAGACCCAGGACAAGGAGGCCGGTGATGGTACCACCACTGCCGTCGTCATCGCTGGCGAGCTCCTCAGGAAGGCTGAGGAGCTCATCGACCAGAACATCCACCCGAGCATTGTCATCAAGGGTTATGCTTTAGCTGCCGAGAAGGCCCAGCAGATCCTCGACGAGATCGCCAAGGACGTTGACGTCGAGGACAAGGAGGTCCTCAAGAAGGCTGCAGTGACCTCCATCACCGGTAAGGCCGCCGAGGAGGAGAGGGAGTACCTCGCCGAGATAGCTGTCGAGGCCGTCAAGCAGGTCGCCGAGAAGGTCGGCGACAAGTACAAGGTCGACCTCGACAACATCAAGTTCGAGAAGAAGGAGGGCGGCAGCGTTAAGGAGACCCAGCTCATCAGGGGTGTCGTCATCGACAAGGAGGTCGTCCACCCAGGCATGCCGAAGAGGGTTGAGAACGCTAAGATTGCCCTCATCAACGAGGCCCTCGAGGTCAAGGAGACCGAGACCGACGCCGAGATCAGGATCACCAGCCCGGAGCAGCTCCAGGCCTTCCTCGAGCAGGAGGAGCGCATGCTCCGCGAGATGGTCGAGAAGATCAAGGAGGTCGGCGCCAACGTCGTCTTCGTCCAGAAGGGTATTGATGACCTTGCTCAGCACTACCTGGCCAAGTACGGTATCCTCGCCGTCAGGCGCGTTAAGAAGAGCGACATGGAGAAACTCGCCAAGGCCACCGGTGCCAAGATAGTCACCAACATCCGCGACCTCACCAGCGAAGACCTCGGTGAGGCCGAGCTCGTCGAGCAGAGGAAGGTCGCCGGCGAGAACATGATCTTCGTCGAGGGTTGCAAGAACCCGAAGGCCGTCACCGTCCTCATCAGGGGCGGTACCGAGCACGTCGTTGACGAGGTCGAAAGGGCCCTCGAGGACGCCGTCAAGGTCGTCAAGGACATCGTCGAGGACGGCAAGATCGTCGCTGCCGGCGGTGCTCCGGAGATCGAGCTCGCCATCAGGCTCGACGAGTACGCCAAGGAGGTCGGTGGCAAGGAGCAGCTCGCCATCGAGGCCTTCGCTGAGGCCCTCAAGGTTATCCCGAGGACCCTCGCCGAGAACGCCGGTCTCGACCCGGTCGAGACCCTCGTGAAGGTCATCGCCGCCCACAAGGAGAAGGGCCCGACCATCGGTGTCGATGTCTTCGAGGGCGAGCCAGCCGACATGCTCGAGAAGGGCGTCATCGCCCCGGCCAGGGTTCCGAAGCAGGCCATCAAGAGCGCCAGCGAAGCTGCCATAATGATCCTCAGAATCGACGACGTCATCGCCGCCAGCAAGCTTGAGAAGGACAAGGGAGACAAGGGCGGCGACGACTTCGGCAGCGACCTTGACTGA
- the taw3 gene encoding tRNA(Phe) 7-((3-amino-3-carboxypropyl)-4-demethylwyosine(37)-N(4))-methyltransferase Taw3: MFLFTKNFDEQKARAMAGLRKALEEGKVDEDIIPLLEKINSLENYFTTSSCSGRISVMEMPEFGDKVNAAWLGKWHREVELGEVLEAIKKHSSGQLWFLVRSPILHVGARTMEGAVKLLNLAIGLGFKYSNIKSVSHKKLLVEIRSTERMDVPLGADGELWVSEDYIERIVDIANEQVRRFKGKLKRLEEEVEKL, from the coding sequence ATGTTCCTATTTACCAAGAACTTCGACGAGCAGAAGGCCAGGGCGATGGCAGGCCTTAGGAAGGCACTGGAAGAGGGCAAGGTGGATGAGGACATAATTCCGCTCTTGGAGAAGATAAACTCGCTTGAGAACTACTTCACAACGTCCTCCTGCTCCGGAAGGATTTCGGTAATGGAGATGCCCGAATTTGGAGACAAGGTCAACGCCGCCTGGCTCGGCAAGTGGCACCGGGAAGTCGAGCTCGGGGAAGTCCTTGAAGCTATCAAAAAGCACTCCAGCGGTCAGCTCTGGTTTCTCGTAAGGAGCCCTATCCTGCACGTCGGCGCGAGGACGATGGAGGGCGCGGTTAAACTACTAAACCTTGCCATCGGACTGGGCTTCAAGTACAGCAACATCAAGAGCGTGAGCCACAAGAAACTGCTCGTTGAGATTCGCTCGACGGAGAGAATGGACGTTCCGCTCGGCGCGGATGGCGAGCTCTGGGTGAGCGAGGATTACATCGAGAGAATCGTGGACATCGCGAACGAGCAGGTGAGAAGGTTTAAGGGGAAGCTGAAGAGGTTGGAGGAAGAGGTCGAGAAGTTATAA
- a CDS encoding cobaltochelatase subunit CobN, with amino-acid sequence MICFILGYGARPLPLLKEILGEERIDGLVLTDQNCERELDKVEKSDVIFIYAHELPEIVEERIKESRAKVIACAGLEGLANVPEEVLIKAKTYYVLGGEKNLRNLVRFLASLTGAEIDYEDPQEVPMHGIYHPELGLFESLDEYLEVYKKRPLIGVLFWRSAWLYKEFRLIGELIKALEEEGLGVIPVFTYGKDSRTGLGREKSEAVEEFFMKDGKPVVEALVSLISFGTVELKNLERLNVPVFAPIRSYYQSLEDWKKSEKGVDYMTQAYGVIIPEVAGAIEPIFIAGTRNIEGYKKGEPYEEHMRYLARRVKKWVELRKKPKSEAKIAIVLINPPCKGLEANVAVGLGLDVSESIVRLLHRLKEEGYYVGEDLPENGEELIKLILERKAISEFRWTSVEEIVKSGGAIDFVGLEEYLEWFNELPEDLRERIARDWGRPEDVLAGKVDKALVGMVYDGKFVVPGIRFGNVLITPQPKFGCAGARCDGKVCRILHDPTITPPHQWWAVYRWITRKFNADVMIHFGTHGYLEFRPGKGVGLSPSCVPEASLDDVPHLYVYAVSNPMEGVIAKRRSYAALVDHIYPPMGMAEVMDDLDSLLTQYAKAKNLGDEARRKKIYEQILEKAKENRLRIANPENEERTIEEIHRYVELMRGSQINLGLHIFGCPPEKPERLAEYVATAMAYDSYASPSIRRVIAEAVGLDYDELKKNPLETTNRFTNRELLEIFHRIAVKSLERLLKGESFEVIGEEIEKFGFKVKEKEKLEETFRKALEVAEKIIGCKKEHEGFLKGLKGEYVEPGPSGAITRGKFEILPTGRNFYAVDPRTLPTKAAWQIGVETAEKLLEEYMKKHGKYPESVGQVLWSIDGYKADGEQIAQILYLIGVRPVWKGDVVAGLEVIPLEELGRPRIDVLVRISGIVRDTLPNYIYLIDEAIEKVVTLDEPLEMNYIRKHYVEHIKKLIELGKSFEEAQRFARFRVFSAPPGAYGAGVNLAVESSGWRSDEDLAKVWIQWSGYAYGKDTFGVEAYDSLVLNLKEVDVINRNHISDEHDPTNCCCYFAHHGGFKAAVDALTGKNAEVVQTDTRDISDTKIVEVKVELERVVRAKLLNERWIEEMKKHGYRGASELSKKINHLYGWEATTKLVEDWVFDEIAGKYVLDEEMRRWFEEHNPYAIEEIARRLIEAYERGLWETSDELIERLMEVYSEIEGILEESLGEGDVQGGTIEIYTAQDDEHWNEKIEEVDKIWSLVKND; translated from the coding sequence ATGATATGCTTCATCCTGGGATACGGCGCGAGGCCCCTGCCCCTGCTGAAAGAGATACTTGGGGAGGAGAGAATAGATGGGCTCGTGCTCACCGACCAGAACTGTGAGAGAGAGCTGGATAAAGTAGAAAAGTCGGATGTAATCTTCATCTACGCCCATGAGCTTCCTGAAATAGTGGAGGAGAGGATTAAAGAAAGCAGGGCTAAAGTCATTGCCTGCGCCGGCCTGGAGGGCCTGGCAAACGTCCCGGAGGAGGTTCTGATAAAGGCCAAAACTTACTACGTCCTCGGAGGCGAAAAGAACCTGAGAAACCTGGTCAGGTTCCTTGCGAGCCTCACTGGAGCGGAGATTGATTACGAAGATCCCCAGGAGGTGCCGATGCACGGCATTTACCACCCCGAGCTGGGCCTTTTTGAAAGCCTGGACGAATACTTGGAGGTTTACAAGAAGAGGCCCCTCATTGGAGTTCTCTTCTGGAGGAGTGCCTGGCTTTACAAGGAGTTCAGACTAATTGGGGAGCTCATCAAGGCCCTTGAGGAGGAAGGTCTTGGTGTAATCCCTGTATTCACCTACGGAAAAGACTCAAGGACGGGGCTTGGAAGGGAGAAGAGCGAGGCCGTTGAGGAGTTCTTCATGAAGGACGGAAAGCCAGTTGTAGAAGCTTTGGTTAGCTTAATCTCCTTCGGCACGGTCGAGCTGAAGAACCTGGAGAGGCTCAACGTCCCGGTCTTCGCTCCGATAAGGTCCTACTACCAGTCCCTCGAGGATTGGAAGAAAAGCGAGAAGGGCGTTGACTACATGACTCAAGCCTATGGGGTAATAATTCCAGAAGTTGCGGGTGCAATTGAGCCGATTTTCATAGCCGGAACCAGAAACATTGAGGGCTACAAGAAGGGCGAGCCCTATGAAGAGCACATGAGGTACCTGGCCAGAAGGGTGAAGAAGTGGGTCGAGCTCAGGAAGAAGCCGAAGAGTGAAGCCAAGATAGCAATCGTTTTGATAAACCCGCCGTGCAAAGGCCTTGAGGCAAACGTTGCCGTGGGCCTCGGCCTGGATGTTTCCGAAAGCATCGTCAGACTTCTGCACAGGCTCAAGGAGGAAGGATACTACGTTGGCGAGGACCTGCCGGAGAACGGTGAAGAGCTGATAAAGCTTATCCTGGAGAGGAAGGCGATAAGCGAGTTCAGGTGGACGAGCGTTGAGGAGATCGTCAAAAGCGGTGGGGCGATTGACTTCGTGGGCCTGGAGGAGTACCTTGAGTGGTTCAACGAGCTGCCGGAGGACTTGAGGGAAAGAATCGCCAGGGACTGGGGAAGACCTGAGGATGTTTTGGCTGGAAAAGTGGACAAAGCCCTTGTTGGAATGGTCTATGATGGAAAGTTCGTCGTCCCGGGGATAAGGTTCGGAAACGTCCTCATTACGCCCCAGCCCAAGTTCGGCTGTGCTGGGGCTAGGTGCGACGGAAAGGTATGCAGAATTCTGCATGACCCAACGATAACCCCACCTCACCAGTGGTGGGCCGTTTACAGGTGGATAACCAGGAAATTCAATGCTGATGTAATGATTCACTTCGGAACCCACGGCTACCTTGAGTTCCGGCCCGGAAAAGGCGTTGGACTATCCCCTTCATGCGTTCCTGAAGCTTCTTTGGACGACGTTCCCCATTTATACGTTTATGCTGTCTCCAATCCAATGGAGGGAGTCATTGCCAAGAGGAGAAGCTACGCAGCGCTTGTAGACCACATTTATCCCCCGATGGGGATGGCGGAGGTTATGGACGATTTGGATTCCCTCCTGACCCAGTATGCAAAGGCTAAGAACCTGGGAGATGAGGCAAGGAGAAAGAAAATTTACGAGCAGATTCTTGAGAAGGCCAAGGAAAACAGGCTGAGAATAGCGAACCCTGAAAATGAGGAGCGGACGATAGAGGAGATACACCGCTACGTTGAGCTGATGAGGGGCTCCCAGATAAACCTTGGCCTTCACATCTTCGGCTGTCCGCCAGAGAAGCCCGAGAGGCTGGCGGAATACGTTGCCACTGCAATGGCCTATGATTCCTACGCTTCTCCTTCGATTAGGAGAGTCATAGCCGAGGCAGTGGGCCTGGACTACGATGAACTAAAAAAGAACCCATTGGAAACCACAAATAGGTTTACGAACAGGGAGCTTCTGGAGATTTTTCACAGGATAGCAGTCAAGAGCCTGGAGCGTTTGCTTAAGGGGGAGAGCTTTGAAGTTATTGGGGAAGAAATTGAGAAGTTTGGATTTAAAGTTAAGGAGAAAGAGAAGCTTGAAGAAACGTTTAGAAAAGCCCTTGAAGTTGCAGAGAAAATAATCGGGTGTAAAAAGGAGCACGAAGGATTCTTGAAGGGATTGAAGGGAGAATACGTTGAACCCGGCCCCTCGGGAGCGATAACGAGGGGGAAGTTCGAGATTCTGCCGACGGGGAGGAACTTCTACGCAGTTGATCCAAGGACTCTGCCGACTAAAGCGGCGTGGCAGATAGGGGTTGAAACCGCGGAGAAGCTCCTGGAGGAATACATGAAAAAGCACGGAAAATACCCGGAGAGCGTCGGACAGGTTCTCTGGAGCATAGACGGCTATAAGGCTGATGGAGAGCAGATAGCCCAGATTCTGTATCTGATCGGAGTCCGGCCGGTTTGGAAGGGGGACGTGGTTGCCGGTCTTGAAGTCATACCTTTAGAAGAGCTCGGAAGGCCGAGGATTGACGTCCTGGTGAGGATAAGCGGAATAGTGAGAGACACGCTGCCGAACTACATCTACCTGATTGACGAGGCCATAGAGAAGGTCGTTACGCTGGATGAGCCCTTGGAGATGAACTACATTAGAAAGCACTACGTTGAGCACATCAAAAAGCTCATTGAACTCGGAAAGAGCTTTGAGGAAGCGCAGAGGTTCGCAAGGTTTAGGGTTTTCTCGGCCCCGCCGGGTGCCTACGGGGCTGGAGTGAATTTAGCGGTTGAATCATCGGGCTGGAGGAGTGACGAGGACTTGGCCAAGGTGTGGATTCAGTGGAGCGGCTACGCCTATGGAAAGGATACCTTTGGCGTTGAAGCATATGACTCGCTGGTCTTGAACCTGAAAGAGGTGGACGTGATTAACAGAAACCACATAAGCGACGAGCACGACCCGACTAACTGCTGCTGCTATTTTGCTCATCATGGAGGGTTTAAGGCAGCCGTTGATGCCCTAACCGGCAAGAACGCTGAAGTGGTTCAGACGGACACGAGGGACATAAGCGATACCAAAATCGTTGAGGTGAAAGTTGAGCTTGAAAGGGTCGTCAGGGCAAAGCTCCTCAACGAGCGCTGGATTGAGGAGATGAAAAAGCACGGCTACCGGGGGGCGAGCGAGCTCTCCAAGAAGATCAACCACCTATACGGCTGGGAGGCAACGACGAAGCTCGTTGAGGACTGGGTTTTTGACGAGATAGCAGGGAAATACGTTCTGGACGAAGAGATGAGGAGATGGTTCGAGGAGCACAATCCCTATGCTATTGAGGAAATTGCAAGAAGATTGATTGAAGCCTATGAGCGCGGCCTGTGGGAGACGAGCGATGAGCTCATTGAAAGGCTCATGGAAGTTTATTCGGAAATCGAAGGAATTCTGGAAGAAAGCCTTGGTGAAGGAGATGTTCAAGGTGGAACGATTGAAATCTACACTGCCCAAGATGATGAACACTGGAATGAAAAGATTGAGGAGGTGGATAAAATATGGAGCCTCGTGAAAAACGATTAG
- a CDS encoding VWA domain-containing protein gives MEPREKRLVFPFSAIVGQEKAKLALLAVAVNPLIGGVLLKGDKGTGKSTLVRALANVLPEIEVVADCPFNCNPKNPLEMCDSCYERYENGEELPIAKRKMRVVDLPLSVTIDRLVGTVDVERFLKEGKKALQPGILAEANRGVLYIDEVNLLDDYIADSLLDAAAMGWNTIEREGISFRHPARFILVGSMNPEEGELRPQILDRFGLCVEVSAPMNPEERIEIVKRVEEFHEDPISFYKKYESEEKKLTERIVKAREILPKVEISDDLLKLLAETVVNLGIKTNRAEIATIKTAKAIAALNGRRRVSLEDLEKAMELALPHRLRDRPFQNPPQMRPPKPKDDSKQDHDHKGDHKHEHKKEEKSERRNQESRSQGIGNLEQNFRSSEAKIPRIESKNFDGSEFTGYRSSRDVSVTVVNFPKGIPVSYVPPKGEIRDVDFYNSVICAMLNGKKPPIKLDLNDLRVRVRKAKAPTLWVLLLDSSGSMAVQKRISIAKGIAEKLVENGYIKKSKMALIVAKGNQAEIFVPPTKNYWEVLEKIESVPTGGRTPLSSALYNLLLLANRERMKDRSVKVRAFLITDGKANVPLFGKRIKEEITELARVLKKRDIELTVYDTRGRGINPGLSYVPILERVAGAKVHKV, from the coding sequence ATGGAGCCTCGTGAAAAACGATTAGTCTTCCCGTTCTCTGCAATAGTCGGGCAGGAAAAGGCCAAGCTGGCACTGCTGGCCGTGGCCGTTAATCCACTGATCGGTGGTGTCCTGCTTAAGGGTGATAAGGGTACGGGAAAATCGACCCTGGTCAGGGCTCTGGCCAACGTTTTGCCCGAGATTGAAGTTGTGGCGGACTGTCCCTTCAACTGCAATCCTAAGAACCCGCTGGAAATGTGCGACAGCTGCTATGAGAGATACGAAAATGGGGAAGAGTTGCCCATAGCAAAGAGGAAGATGCGCGTTGTGGACCTGCCCCTCAGTGTTACCATAGACAGGCTCGTTGGAACCGTTGATGTGGAGCGCTTTTTAAAGGAGGGCAAAAAAGCTCTGCAGCCGGGAATACTAGCGGAAGCAAACAGAGGGGTCCTTTACATCGATGAAGTCAACCTCCTGGATGACTACATAGCCGATTCACTATTAGATGCTGCTGCAATGGGATGGAACACGATAGAGAGGGAAGGAATCTCTTTCAGGCATCCGGCGAGGTTCATCCTGGTTGGAAGCATGAACCCTGAGGAAGGCGAGCTCAGACCGCAGATCCTCGACCGGTTCGGTTTATGCGTTGAAGTTTCAGCACCGATGAACCCTGAGGAGAGGATAGAAATAGTCAAGCGCGTTGAAGAATTCCATGAAGACCCCATAAGCTTCTACAAAAAGTATGAGAGCGAAGAGAAGAAGCTCACGGAGAGGATCGTTAAGGCGAGGGAGATTCTGCCGAAGGTCGAGATAAGCGACGATTTGCTGAAGCTTTTGGCTGAAACGGTCGTTAACCTGGGAATCAAAACCAACAGAGCTGAGATAGCCACGATAAAGACGGCCAAAGCTATAGCTGCACTAAACGGAAGGAGAAGGGTCTCACTGGAAGACTTAGAAAAAGCTATGGAATTAGCTTTACCGCACCGCCTGAGGGACAGGCCGTTCCAAAACCCACCCCAGATGAGGCCCCCGAAGCCTAAGGACGATAGCAAGCAGGATCACGACCACAAAGGCGACCATAAGCATGAGCACAAGAAGGAAGAAAAAAGTGAAAGGAGAAACCAGGAGTCTCGAAGTCAGGGGATCGGGAATTTGGAGCAGAATTTTCGCTCAAGCGAAGCTAAAATCCCAAGGATAGAAAGTAAAAACTTTGATGGAAGCGAATTCACAGGATACCGCTCCTCAAGAGATGTCAGCGTCACAGTGGTAAACTTTCCGAAAGGCATTCCCGTCTCTTACGTTCCCCCTAAAGGTGAAATAAGGGATGTTGATTTTTACAACTCGGTTATTTGCGCCATGTTGAATGGCAAAAAGCCTCCAATAAAGCTTGATTTAAACGACCTTCGCGTTAGAGTCAGGAAGGCAAAGGCACCGACGCTCTGGGTTCTGCTCCTGGATTCGAGCGGAAGCATGGCAGTGCAGAAGAGGATAAGCATCGCGAAGGGAATAGCGGAGAAGCTGGTTGAGAACGGCTACATCAAAAAGTCAAAGATGGCCCTGATCGTTGCGAAAGGTAACCAGGCGGAGATATTCGTCCCACCCACCAAGAACTACTGGGAAGTGCTTGAGAAAATAGAGAGCGTTCCGACTGGAGGGAGGACACCTTTAAGCTCCGCCCTCTACAATCTTCTGCTTTTGGCGAACAGGGAGAGGATGAAGGACAGGTCGGTCAAGGTGAGGGCTTTTCTAATAACCGACGGAAAGGCGAACGTGCCGCTCTTTGGAAAGAGGATTAAGGAGGAAATAACGGAGCTGGCCAGGGTGCTGAAAAAGAGGGATATTGAGCTCACGGTTTATGACACGAGAGGAAGGGGGATAAACCCGGGCCTGTCCTACGTCCCCATCCTGGAGCGGGTTGCGGGGGCGAAGGTACACAAAGTTTAG